One Siniperca chuatsi isolate FFG_IHB_CAS linkage group LG5, ASM2008510v1, whole genome shotgun sequence DNA window includes the following coding sequences:
- the LOC122876755 gene encoding PR domain zinc finger protein 12-like: MGSVLPGSSLGLKPGFKPQQPLSLADIITSDILHSFLYGRWRHVLGEQHHPHQHHLQHEDRTATSASPKTAFTAEVLAQSFSGEVQKLSSLVLPSEVIIAQSSVPGEGLGIFSKTWIKAGTEMGPFTGRLISPEHIDLYKNNNLMWEVFNEDGTVRYFIDASQEDQRSWMTYIKCARNEQEQNLEVVQIGSSIFYKAVETIPPDQELLVWYGNSHNTFLGIPGIPGGDEEQSKKSKSDEFHTCEGSSSSSSSSSSSSSSSSSSVGRMRCVICHRGFNSRSNLRSHMRIHTLDKPFVCRFCNRRFSQSSTLRNHVRLHTGERPYKCHVCQSAYSQLAGLRAHQKSARHRPTGDAGAPVGSVVVHAAHSPPPHPPQLTAMSHPASLVHHIPTMVL, translated from the exons ATGGGCTCCGTGCTGCCCGGCTCCTCGCTGGGCCTGAAGCCGGGCTTCAAGCCGCAGCAGCCGCTGTCCCTGGCGGACATCATCACCTCGGACATCCTGCACAGCTTCCTGTACGGCCGCTGGAGGCACGTGCTGGGCGAGCAGCACCACCCGCACCAGCATCACCTGCAGCACGAGGACCGCACCGCCACGAGCGCGAGCCCCAAGACGGCTTTCACCGCCGAGGTGCTCGCGCAGTCCTTCTCCGGAG AGGTGCAGAAGCTGTCCAGCCTGGTGTTACCCAGCGAGGTGATCATCGCGCAGAGCTCCGTGCCAG GAGAAGGTTTGGGTATTTTCTCTAAAACATGGATTAAAGCAGGAACAGAGATGGGACCGTTCACCGGACGCCTCATCTCACCTGAGCACATCGACCTGTACAAGAACAACAACCTCATGTGGGAG GTGTTTAACGAGGACGGGACGGTCAGGTATTTCATCGATGCAAGTCAGGAGGATCAGAGGAGTTGGATGACGTACATTAAGTGTGCGAGGAACGAGCAGGAGCAGAACCTGGAGGTGGTCCAGATCGGCAGCAGCATCTTCTACAAGGCTGTGGAG ACGATCCCTCCGGACCAGGAGCTGCTGGTCTGGTACGGAAACTCCCACAACACCTTCCTGGGAATCCCTGGAATTCCTGGAGGAGACGAAGAGCAGAGCAAGAAGAGCAAGAGCg atGAGTTCCACACCTGTGAaggctcctcttcctcctcttcctcctcctcctcctcctcctcttcctcctcctccagtgtGGGTCGTATGCGTTGTGTCATCTGCCACCGCGGGTTCAACTCCCGCAGCAACCTCCGCTCCCACATGCGCATCCACACACTGGACAAACCGTTCGTCTGCCGCTTCTGCAACCGCCGCTTCAGCCAGTCCTCCACACTGAGGAACCACGTCCGGCTGCACACCGGCGAGCGTCCGTACAAGTGCCACGTCTGCCAGTCGGCGTACTCGCAGCTGGCCGGCCTGCGGGCGCACCAGAAGAGCGCCAGGCACCGGCCCACCGGAGACGCCGGGGCCCCGGTGGGAAGCGTAGTGGTGCACGCAGCTcactcacctcctcctcacccaccACAGCTGACCGCCATGTCTCACCCAGCGTCCCTGGTTCACCACATACCCACCATGGTGCTGTGA